One part of the Arcanobacterium phocisimile genome encodes these proteins:
- a CDS encoding HPr family phosphocarrier protein: MISRTVTVASAVGLHARPAALLAEAAEATGVEFTLTLDGEEADAASVLDIMSLGAEHGDEIIISTEDDSATEALDKLAGLISTDLDA, encoded by the coding sequence ATGATCTCTCGTACAGTTACCGTAGCCTCCGCCGTCGGACTACACGCCCGCCCAGCCGCTTTGCTCGCTGAGGCTGCCGAAGCCACTGGAGTTGAGTTCACCCTCACCCTCGATGGAGAAGAAGCAGACGCTGCATCGGTCCTCGACATTATGTCACTCGGTGCGGAACATGGCGATGAAATTATTATTTCAACCGAAGACGACAGTGCAACAGAAGCACTCGATAAGCTCGCTGGACTCATCTCCACCGATCTGGACGCGTGA